Genomic segment of Thermoplasmata archaeon:
CCGGCCGACCGAACCTTCCTATAGCACCCGCTCCTCCGCCCGCCCGGAGCGTCGGTCGGGCGTGCGGGCGGTCGTTCTGGGCGGCGGCGGTCTGACCGGTCGGTGCGCCGTCCGGGACCTGGCCACGAACGGCGTCTTCGACGCGGTGGTCGCGGCCGACCTCGACATCGGCCTCGCGGAGGCCGCCGCCCGCGCCGCCGGGTCCAAGGCGTCGGCGAGCGCGCTCGACGTTCGGGACCGGCCGGCGCTCGTCGGGCTCCTGCGCGGAGCGGATGTCGTCGTGAACGCCGTCCAGTACGGATTCAACCTCACCGTCATGGAGGCGACGCTCGAGGCGCGGGTGCCGTACCTCGACTTCGGCGGGCTCTTCCACATGACCCGTCGCCAGCTGGCGCTGGACCCCCAGTTCCGGGCCGCGAAACTGCTCGCGATCCCCGGACTCGGACAGGTGCCGGGGATCTCGAACGTCCTCGCGATGGAAGCCACGCGCGACCTCGACCGGGTCGACTCGATCGTCATCCGGGACGGCTGGCGGGACCTCACCGTCGGCGGACCGGAGATCGTCTTCACCTGGTCGCCGAGCACGTTCCTCGACGAGATGGTGTTGCCCGCCGTCATCTTCGAGAACGGAGAGTACCGCGAGTACCCGCCGATGACGGGCGCCGAGGAGTTCGAGTTCGCCGCCCCGGTCGGGACGACCCGCGTCTATCGCACGCTGCACTCCGAACCCGCCACTCTTCCCGAGAGCCTGAAGGAGAAGGGGCTCCGGCACTGCGAGTGGAAGGAGGGCGGGCCGGGCATCGAGGTACTCCGCACGATGGCGCTGCTCGGGCTCGGCTCCGACCGCCCGCTGGACGTGCGGGGCCAGTCCGTGCTACCGAAGGAGTTCACGCTCGCGCTGCTGAAGCGCGAGAAGCTGCTCGGCATCCCCGAGGGCGTCGACGCGGTCGACTGGGAGGTCTGCGACATCGAGCTCCGCGGCGCGCAGGGCGGGCGCCCCGTCGTGCGCCACGCGATCGCGCGGTTCCCGGCCCGGCGCGACTGGCATCTGGTCGCGACCGAGTACGCCGTCGGGGTCGCGGGCGCGGTCGGCGCGGAGCTGATCGCGACCGGTCAGATCCGCGAGGTCGGGGTCGTGCCGCCCGAGCGCTGCGTGCCCGCCGGACCGTTCCGGGCGGCCCTCGCGAAGCGAGGCATCGAGACCACCATCGTCCCGCCCGAAAACCCTCTGCCGCCGCTCCGAAAGGAGTGAAGACGCCGACAAAACGGCGGAATTTCGCCGTTTCGGTTATTTTGAGCGGAGCCAATTGATGTATTTGCAGCCTAACGAGCCCGAAACATTACACAGCGTTTGATGCATACTTTGCGTTGCGACCCGTATAACGGGTTCTCGCGTTGAGCCAATTATATATAGGCCACTCGGGGTCCGAAACCGCTCGCGATGCGTGCTCTATGGCGGAACCGCAACCCGCCCCGGTACCGACCTCCCCCGT
This window contains:
- a CDS encoding saccharopine dehydrogenase C-terminal domain-containing protein; protein product: MRAVVLGGGGLTGRCAVRDLATNGVFDAVVAADLDIGLAEAAARAAGSKASASALDVRDRPALVGLLRGADVVVNAVQYGFNLTVMEATLEARVPYLDFGGLFHMTRRQLALDPQFRAAKLLAIPGLGQVPGISNVLAMEATRDLDRVDSIVIRDGWRDLTVGGPEIVFTWSPSTFLDEMVLPAVIFENGEYREYPPMTGAEEFEFAAPVGTTRVYRTLHSEPATLPESLKEKGLRHCEWKEGGPGIEVLRTMALLGLGSDRPLDVRGQSVLPKEFTLALLKREKLLGIPEGVDAVDWEVCDIELRGAQGGRPVVRHAIARFPARRDWHLVATEYAVGVAGAVGAELIATGQIREVGVVPPERCVPAGPFRAALAKRGIETTIVPPENPLPPLRKE